A DNA window from Flavisolibacter ginsenosidimutans contains the following coding sequences:
- a CDS encoding ATP-binding protein, translating into MRKPDIRYWVLWLFLLGILVIVFLQVVSGYNITRLLDGNRQLATEMHVQNSLRKLQNDLLVIESDVRGAALSGDSQDLAKVDAKVVAIQTELAALHRIFPSGAAAKELKILDAAIQRKLRFSNEVCSAFSQNGKEAAQEMINTNRGKVLRDSIELTIDRLNALRNTELQAISGDIENTGRTARLWGLIIAVIALLAVVSAFWYILNQGRQQQKMIQLLNESEKRSKEVAGMKEQFLANMSHEIRTPMNAILGFTSLLRRTSLNPDQRQYVQNIHSAGENLLALVNDILDLSKIEAGMMSLEETRFSLHSLVSSVSAMFSEKIKEKKLQFNVRIEPGVPDILSGDAVRLTQVLVNLLSNAVKFTEEGEIDVHISLLEQTEEKVRIRIAICDTGIGISEEKQKTIFERFHQAEAETTRRFGGTGLGLAIVKQLITLQNGTIELKSSSGKGSEFIVELSYAVPDINQLYAAALSAQEEAVPLQKITVLIAEDNAMNQQLISHLMKSWEIDHVIVNNGREAVEELKQRPYSLVLMDIQMPEMDGYVATQIIRNELGLSIPVIAMTAHAMAGEKEKCLQLGMNDYVSKPIKETLLYNMIGRHAQNVPDKEDVQIVELQHIHLDYLHSLSGGDAEFEQQLLKQFISQLPEELRELELAIEKQEFNTIRQTAHSLKSTVGYVGLSDELNPYLDRIEKDAAAHRPGSTLVDFACVKSKCAAAAEEVETVLQNAVL; encoded by the coding sequence ATGCGCAAACCGGATATCAGATATTGGGTACTGTGGTTGTTTCTGCTAGGCATTCTGGTCATCGTTTTCCTGCAGGTAGTTTCGGGCTATAACATCACCCGCTTGCTTGACGGCAACCGTCAACTGGCAACGGAAATGCACGTGCAGAACAGTTTGCGAAAATTGCAAAACGACTTGCTGGTGATTGAAAGCGACGTACGCGGCGCGGCGCTTAGCGGCGACTCGCAAGACCTGGCAAAAGTGGACGCAAAAGTTGTCGCCATCCAAACCGAACTGGCGGCCCTTCACCGCATCTTTCCTTCGGGGGCCGCAGCCAAAGAATTAAAAATTCTTGATGCCGCCATTCAACGCAAGCTTCGTTTCAGTAACGAAGTATGCAGCGCCTTTTCACAAAACGGAAAAGAGGCCGCACAAGAAATGATCAATACCAATCGGGGCAAGGTACTTCGCGACAGCATTGAGCTCACCATTGACCGGTTAAATGCCTTGCGCAATACGGAACTGCAGGCCATTTCAGGCGATATTGAAAACACCGGAAGAACGGCTCGCCTTTGGGGATTGATCATTGCGGTTATTGCTTTGCTTGCCGTGGTTTCGGCGTTTTGGTACATACTCAACCAGGGAAGACAGCAACAAAAAATGATTCAACTGCTGAACGAATCAGAAAAACGCAGCAAGGAAGTGGCAGGCATGAAAGAACAATTCCTTGCCAACATGAGCCACGAGATTCGCACGCCGATGAACGCCATCCTTGGTTTTACATCCTTGCTTCGAAGAACCAGTCTCAATCCCGACCAACGCCAATACGTACAAAACATTCATTCCGCCGGCGAAAACTTACTGGCCCTTGTAAATGATATTCTTGATCTTTCTAAAATCGAAGCGGGCATGATGTCGCTGGAAGAAACAAGGTTCAGTTTGCACAGTTTGGTCAGTTCGGTAAGCGCCATGTTCAGCGAAAAAATAAAAGAAAAGAAGCTTCAATTTAACGTTCGCATTGAACCTGGCGTACCCGATATTTTATCGGGCGATGCGGTACGCTTAACGCAAGTGCTGGTAAACCTGCTGAGCAACGCGGTAAAGTTTACCGAGGAAGGAGAAATAGACGTGCACATTTCCCTGCTTGAGCAAACCGAAGAAAAGGTGCGCATTCGCATTGCCATTTGCGACACGGGAATTGGTATTTCAGAAGAAAAACAAAAAACCATCTTTGAACGCTTTCACCAGGCCGAGGCCGAAACCACGCGGCGCTTTGGCGGCACAGGCCTTGGCCTCGCCATTGTAAAGCAATTGATCACTTTGCAAAACGGAACGATCGAGCTTAAAAGCAGTTCCGGCAAAGGTTCCGAATTCATTGTGGAATTGAGTTACGCCGTGCCCGACATCAATCAGTTGTACGCAGCGGCACTGTCAGCACAGGAAGAAGCCGTACCACTGCAAAAAATCACCGTTCTCATTGCCGAGGACAACGCCATGAATCAACAACTGATTTCGCACCTGATGAAAAGTTGGGAGATTGATCACGTTATTGTGAACAACGGCCGCGAAGCCGTGGAAGAATTAAAACAGCGGCCTTATTCGCTTGTGCTGATGGACATTCAAATGCCCGAAATGGATGGCTACGTAGCCACGCAAATTATCCGCAACGAATTGGGCTTGTCCATTCCCGTCATTGCCATGACGGCCCATGCTATGGCCGGCGAGAAAGAAAAATGTCTGCAACTGGGCATGAACGATTACGTTTCAAAACCCATAAAAGAAACGCTGTTGTACAATATGATTGGCCGCCACGCACAAAACGTTCCCGACAAAGAAGACGTTCAGATAGTCGAGTTACAACACATTCACCTCGACTATCTGCATTCGCTTTCGGGTGGCGATGCTGAGTTTGAGCAGCAGCTTCTAAAACAGTTTATCTCTCAACTCCCCGAAGAGCTGCGTGAGCTTGAGCTGGCAATTGAAAAACAAGAATTCAATACCATTCGTCAAACGGCACACAGCCTCAAGTCAACCGTTGGTTACGTGGGCCTCTCGGATGAACTTAACCCTTATCTGGACCGTATTGAAAAGGATGCGGCGGCCCACAGGCCCGGCAGCACGCTTGTTGATTTTGCTTGCGTGAAATCAAAGTGTGCCGCTGCCGCTGAGGAAGTAGAAACCGTGCTACAAAATGCGGTGCTTTAA
- a CDS encoding XRE family transcriptional regulator produces the protein MSQANKNLKYLRKLRGWTQEEFAQKLRIKRSLLGAYEEERAEPRIDILEAVADMFKLTLDDLLRRDVSDNKTSYLSKRRAQKMVQGRGDIPFVPVKAAAGYLAGYADPEFIDELNTFTLPMLAGGDYRAFEIVGDSMMPTPSGSVIVGEKVQNMDDIKTNNTYVVVSKTDGIVYKRVLKNPRQKAKFTFVSDNPAYQPYTVSAEEILEMWQAQMVISRANTQQRWDVNNLANLVTNLQQQVSVLKKKMV, from the coding sequence ATGTCACAGGCCAATAAAAACCTGAAATACTTGCGCAAGCTGCGCGGATGGACACAGGAAGAATTTGCGCAAAAGTTGCGCATCAAACGTTCTTTGCTTGGCGCCTACGAAGAAGAAAGAGCCGAACCACGAATAGATATTCTGGAAGCCGTTGCCGATATGTTCAAACTTACGCTTGACGATTTATTGCGCCGCGATGTGAGCGATAACAAAACAAGCTATTTGTCAAAACGCCGGGCACAAAAGATGGTGCAGGGCCGTGGCGACATCCCCTTTGTTCCGGTGAAAGCCGCGGCGGGTTACCTGGCCGGTTATGCCGATCCTGAATTTATTGATGAATTAAACACCTTCACCTTGCCCATGCTGGCCGGTGGCGATTACCGTGCGTTTGAAATTGTGGGCGACTCCATGATGCCCACGCCAAGCGGCAGCGTGATTGTAGGCGAGAAAGTGCAAAACATGGACGACATTAAAACCAACAATACCTACGTGGTGGTTTCCAAAACCGATGGCATCGTTTACAAACGCGTTTTAAAAAACCCAAGGCAAAAGGCCAAGTTTACCTTTGTAAGCGATAACCCTGCTTACCAGCCGTACACCGTAAGCGCCGAGGAAATTTTGGAGATGTGGCAGGCGCAAATGGTTATTTCAAGGGCCAACACGCAGCAGCGCTGGGACGTAAATAACCTCGCCAACCTTGTAACCAACCTGCAACAGCAGGTCAGCGTATTAAAAAAGAAAATGGTGTAA
- the pdeM gene encoding ligase-associated DNA damage response endonuclease PdeM produces the protein MQAPILHKLYSQNLWLSAQRSLFWEEEKALVVSDLHFGKTGHFRKAGIAVPQSVYKEDLQRLVSLLNHFRPQKLIVVGDFFHSSANTELDWFKRWRESFSSLQIILVRGNHDILNDQWYAGAAIDVVYPTLQSGPFLFSHDQCDVNGPLYSFCGHIHPGVVIHGLGKQSLRFPCFYFAEEHCILPAFSKFTGAVGMDKSPAQAIYAVVENELVKIK, from the coding sequence ATGCAAGCGCCAATCCTTCATAAACTTTACTCGCAAAACCTTTGGCTTTCGGCACAACGTTCCTTGTTTTGGGAAGAAGAAAAAGCGCTTGTCGTTTCCGATTTACATTTTGGCAAAACCGGCCACTTTCGCAAGGCCGGCATTGCCGTACCACAAAGTGTTTACAAAGAAGATTTGCAACGTCTCGTTAGTTTGCTCAATCATTTTCGCCCGCAAAAATTAATCGTCGTTGGCGATTTTTTTCATTCATCTGCCAATACGGAACTTGATTGGTTCAAGCGCTGGCGCGAAAGTTTTTCTTCGCTTCAAATCATTCTCGTTCGCGGCAATCACGACATCTTAAACGATCAATGGTATGCCGGTGCCGCCATTGATGTTGTTTATCCAACCCTGCAATCAGGACCTTTTCTTTTTAGCCACGATCAATGCGATGTAAACGGTCCGCTTTATTCTTTTTGCGGCCACATTCATCCCGGCGTTGTCATTCACGGCCTCGGCAAACAATCGCTGCGCTTTCCCTGTTTTTATTTTGCGGAGGAGCATTGCATTCTGCCCGCTTTCAGCAAGTTTACAGGTGCGGTGGGTATGGATAAATCACCGGCGCAAGCCATATATGCCGTTGTTGAAAACGAACTGGTAAAAATTAAATGA
- a CDS encoding histone deacetylase family protein produces MSEKKLHIAFDTIYAHPLPEGHRFPMLKYELIPQQLLYEGTVTEDAFFSPKPCTDGVVLLTHEKDYVDKLKNQTLSAKEQRYIGFPQSPELTLREFIITQGTIDCCYYAIENGVALNVAGGTHHAFKDRGEGFCLLNDFAVAANYLLQKNLATKILIIDLDVHQGNGTAKLFEDKDAVFTFSMHGRNNYPFHKEKSDLDVELEDGTTTQVYLQKLGDVLPSLLQEVKPDFAFYLSGVDILETDKFGKLKVTMEGCKERDRLVFSLLKEAKIPCVVSMGGGYSPRVKTIVEAHCNTFRLAKEIYDLQ; encoded by the coding sequence ATGAGCGAAAAGAAATTGCACATTGCTTTTGATACGATTTATGCGCATCCATTGCCCGAAGGCCACCGCTTTCCGATGCTGAAATACGAACTCATTCCGCAGCAATTACTGTACGAGGGAACCGTTACGGAAGATGCTTTCTTTTCGCCCAAGCCTTGCACCGATGGCGTTGTTTTGCTCACGCATGAGAAAGACTACGTTGACAAATTAAAAAACCAAACCTTGTCGGCGAAAGAGCAGCGGTACATTGGCTTTCCCCAATCGCCTGAATTAACCTTGCGTGAGTTTATCATTACGCAAGGCACGATTGATTGTTGTTATTATGCCATTGAAAACGGCGTGGCGCTGAACGTCGCCGGCGGCACGCATCATGCCTTTAAAGACAGAGGAGAAGGCTTTTGCTTGCTTAATGATTTTGCGGTGGCGGCCAATTATCTGCTGCAAAAAAATCTGGCAACGAAAATTCTCATCATTGATTTAGATGTGCACCAGGGCAACGGAACGGCAAAGCTTTTTGAAGACAAGGATGCAGTGTTTACATTCAGTATGCACGGCCGGAACAATTATCCTTTTCACAAAGAGAAAAGCGATTTGGATGTAGAACTGGAAGATGGGACGACAACGCAGGTTTATCTCCAAAAATTGGGCGACGTTCTTCCTTCCTTGCTTCAAGAAGTAAAGCCTGATTTTGCTTTTTATTTATCCGGCGTTGATATTTTGGAGACGGACAAATTTGGAAAATTAAAAGTGACGATGGAAGGCTGCAAAGAAAGAGACCGCCTTGTTTTTTCGTTGTTGAAAGAAGCAAAAATTCCTTGTGTTGTTTCAATGGGCGGCGGTTACTCGCCTCGTGTAAAAACCATTGTAGAAGCGCATTGCAATACGTTTCGCCTGGCGAAAGAAATCTATGATTTGCAATAG